The Nerophis lumbriciformis linkage group LG34, RoL_Nlum_v2.1, whole genome shotgun sequence genome includes a window with the following:
- the spata45 gene encoding spermatogenesis-associated protein 45 yields the protein MPGSKAEPLLDVNMQRETWCQVESGALRSWERSERKHYRAHLRSSSVLLSAMTGGPRQGTASRGWPPPTNLPQRRHFEESYNSQLSWTAADSQHQNTD from the exons ATGCCTGGATCCAAAGCAGAGCCGCTCCTGGATGTCAACATGCAGCGGGAGACCTGGTGTCAGGTGGAGTCAGGAGCCCTGCGTTCCTGGGAAAGATCAGAGAGGAAACATTACCGGGCACACCTGCGGTCCAGCTCGGTTCTCCTCTCCGCCATGACCGGCGGGCCGCGACAGGGGACGGCGAGCAGGGGATGGCCACCTCCCACTAACCTCCCTCAGAGGCGTCATTTTGAAGAAAGCT ATAATTCCCAGCTGTCGTGGACCGCTGCAGACTCTCAGCATCAGAACACCGATTGA